A window of Haloarcula marismortui ATCC 43049 genomic DNA:
CGACAAACACGGCGACCGGTGGGACCGTCGAAACAAGACGTTCGAGCATCTCTGTAAAACCTGTTTTGCCGAGCTATGCCAGCAACCACGAGATGGGCTCGAGACGACACTTGACGCCGCCGGAGCCGGCGAGGCCGACCAGAAGACGTTCCTGAGACGGTTCCGGGA
This region includes:
- a CDS encoding DUF7562 family protein; translated protein: MFGSRSSRGESVTCIACGESIPRSEAREYDKHGDRWDRRNKTFEHLCKTCFAELCQQPRDGLETTLDAAGAGEADQKTFLRRFRELSEGDARRD